A genomic stretch from bacterium includes:
- a CDS encoding kinase/pyrophosphorylase — MKDGSQSQQDRRELYIISDGTGETAVAAVGAATTQFQEDFKVRTFGEIRHESQVRRILERAAEAGALVIFTLVHEPLARQLQDRAKQLGVPTVDLLGPLIQSISTRHRVKPQYRPGVLHSFSDDYFQRVEAVEFAVRHDDGANLHTLFEADLVLTGVSRTGKTPLSMYLAQRGFKTGNVPLIPGMDPSRELLEIDPKRVFGLVVDSATLLGIRKARLRQLGAPPYSTYDEPESVTQELRRARRLFRQNGWRAVDITGKAVEENASRILELVQRRLS, encoded by the coding sequence GTGAAGGACGGAAGCCAGAGCCAACAGGATCGTCGCGAGCTCTACATCATCTCCGATGGCACCGGAGAGACGGCCGTTGCGGCAGTCGGAGCTGCTACGACCCAGTTCCAGGAGGACTTCAAGGTCCGCACCTTTGGCGAGATTCGCCACGAATCCCAGGTGCGCCGCATCCTGGAACGCGCGGCAGAGGCCGGGGCCCTGGTGATCTTTACGCTGGTTCACGAACCCCTGGCTCGGCAGCTTCAGGATCGCGCCAAGCAGCTCGGTGTTCCGACGGTCGATCTGCTCGGGCCCCTGATCCAATCCATTTCGACCCGCCACCGCGTGAAGCCTCAATATCGTCCGGGTGTCCTGCACAGTTTTTCGGACGATTACTTCCAGCGGGTCGAGGCCGTCGAGTTTGCCGTTCGCCATGATGACGGAGCCAATCTCCATACGCTTTTCGAGGCGGATCTCGTCCTCACCGGTGTTTCCCGCACGGGAAAGACACCGCTTTCGATGTATCTGGCCCAGCGCGGCTTCAAGACCGGAAATGTTCCCTTGATACCCGGGATGGATCCATCCCGTGAGCTGTTGGAGATCGATCCAAAACGGGTGTTCGGACTCGTGGTCGATTCCGCGACCCTGCTCGGCATTCGCAAAGCGCGATTGCGTCAGCTGGGCGCGCCGCCCTACAGCACCTACGACGAGCCGGAAAGCGTTACTCAGGAGTTGCGACGCGCCCGCCGCCTCTTCCGCCAGAACGGCTGGAGGGCCGTCGACATCACCGGGAAGGCCGTGGAAGAGAACGCATCTCGGATCCTGGAACTCGTTCAACGCCGCCTGAGCTGA
- a CDS encoding MMPL family transporter yields the protein MAEQSERHPEDETATLHFARWVVQNRLVVAFGLILATLFFLYPTVNAVSSSLGYELPGPLVRIDASARSQWPDHPFIHAQDEFGKTFGSSSLVAIAVVVNEGTIFTPETLEKLSRITRRLDGEGYDSRSAERDAYREEIEKRLPKDAAVDTAELIKILDRKFPPYPVNHDRVQSLTHSSTRVVTVEPDGAISSEVLITAIPKSQRKADIIREKVRQNPPFIFGRLVSLDEKGALLSANFITDRLSGREVYKAVFDHVQKIKNGWKCTAVEIENGTACTLGEWIWEPEEDEEHRIFISGDPIGTAWILTHAFEIVRYVLLTIVLTFALLLAYFRRIHGVLIPFIAALTTSIWGLGFSGWMGITFDPLVLVIPMIITARAVSHSVQMAERFFEEFEVLMPRFRNDPEQAKLAAATAAMAKLFVPATLGIVTDGLGLLVILMTSIPQMRDLAVFGAFWVFSILFTVELLHPILICFMAPPRIAEHYVPSFMTRLLRGIGGFVTGPTTKFLVAGLAIGLLASSSWIVFTQSKIGEARPGTPLLAEDHPFNVATAAISGRFGGVDSFVIYADGHREEATADPAVIQKMEEFERWMTAHTNLRVAVSLVPIIRAYWQQNHYGDPKWNFIPNDSGTVRNVLFQLRQNGSPGFLRPYATHDDSQASLGFFYPDHKGDTVQLAISAAREFIRQNPIGELELRLESDRAAPDAGVFGPQRMADRIYYLFGPMLPRRPHTLHLSSRDPSGSYSSVELPRLTRRSQAPAWLEEFAEGARRDYQRELQSMGEGGYFAWPEELEDWDASDVDAVYENEELGIRAVAMKTRNLIVHDLNAVDSLPRYQPTQSWSRGVQFVMAGGVMGVLAAVNEEVERGHIANISLILLVVFILQIVTYRSVWIGGIIVVQLATATMLSLAYMAIQGVGLNISTLPVQSVGVGIGVDYAIYIVDRVRQEIATGQAGLDEALRRTIQTTGMAVSFTATTLVAGIATWTASNLRFQSEMAWLLAILMVINMLGSITVVPALLSIFGPSLSSGGVERVPGSEMRSLPRPSR from the coding sequence ATGGCGGAGCAGTCCGAGCGGCACCCGGAAGACGAGACCGCAACGCTCCACTTCGCTCGCTGGGTCGTGCAGAACCGGCTCGTCGTCGCCTTCGGTCTGATCCTGGCGACGCTCTTCTTCCTCTATCCGACGGTGAATGCCGTCTCCTCGAGCCTCGGCTACGAGCTACCTGGGCCGCTCGTGCGCATCGACGCCAGCGCGCGTTCCCAGTGGCCGGACCATCCCTTCATTCATGCCCAGGACGAATTCGGAAAGACCTTCGGATCGTCGTCCCTGGTCGCCATCGCGGTGGTCGTGAATGAGGGAACGATCTTCACGCCGGAGACACTGGAGAAGCTCTCGCGGATCACCCGCCGGCTCGATGGCGAGGGTTACGACAGCCGGAGTGCCGAACGCGATGCCTACCGGGAGGAGATCGAGAAACGGCTCCCCAAGGACGCGGCTGTCGATACCGCCGAACTGATCAAGATTCTCGATCGGAAGTTCCCGCCCTACCCGGTGAATCACGACCGGGTGCAGTCGCTCACCCACTCCTCCACGCGCGTCGTGACCGTCGAGCCCGACGGCGCGATCAGCTCGGAGGTCCTGATCACCGCCATCCCGAAGTCTCAGAGGAAGGCGGACATCATTCGTGAGAAGGTGCGGCAGAACCCGCCCTTCATTTTCGGTCGGCTGGTTTCGCTGGACGAAAAAGGCGCGCTGCTCTCCGCGAACTTCATCACCGACCGCCTGTCCGGCCGCGAGGTCTACAAGGCCGTCTTCGACCATGTCCAGAAGATCAAGAACGGTTGGAAGTGCACCGCCGTCGAGATCGAGAACGGCACGGCCTGCACCCTGGGCGAGTGGATCTGGGAGCCAGAAGAAGACGAGGAACACCGCATCTTCATCTCGGGCGATCCGATCGGCACCGCCTGGATCCTGACCCATGCCTTCGAGATCGTGCGCTACGTCCTGCTCACGATCGTTCTCACCTTCGCCCTCCTGCTCGCCTACTTCCGCCGCATCCACGGCGTCCTGATCCCGTTCATCGCCGCCCTGACCACCTCGATCTGGGGCCTGGGTTTCAGCGGCTGGATGGGCATCACCTTCGATCCGCTGGTGCTCGTCATCCCCATGATCATCACGGCGCGGGCCGTCTCCCATTCCGTGCAGATGGCTGAGCGCTTCTTCGAAGAATTCGAGGTGTTGATGCCTCGGTTCCGGAACGACCCGGAGCAGGCGAAGCTCGCGGCCGCGACCGCCGCCATGGCGAAGCTCTTCGTGCCGGCCACCCTGGGCATCGTCACCGACGGTCTGGGCCTGCTCGTGATCTTGATGACCTCCATTCCCCAGATGCGCGATCTGGCGGTATTCGGCGCGTTCTGGGTGTTCAGCATCTTGTTCACCGTGGAACTCCTGCACCCGATCCTGATCTGTTTCATGGCCCCGCCTCGGATCGCCGAGCACTACGTCCCCTCATTCATGACCCGCCTGCTGCGAGGGATCGGAGGCTTCGTCACCGGCCCGACGACGAAATTCCTGGTTGCGGGCCTGGCCATCGGGCTCCTGGCTTCGTCGTCCTGGATCGTCTTCACCCAGAGCAAGATCGGTGAGGCTCGGCCCGGAACGCCGCTGTTGGCCGAGGATCATCCCTTCAATGTCGCGACGGCAGCCATCTCCGGGCGTTTCGGGGGAGTCGATTCCTTCGTGATCTACGCCGACGGTCATCGCGAGGAGGCCACAGCGGACCCCGCGGTGATCCAGAAGATGGAGGAATTCGAACGCTGGATGACCGCGCACACCAACCTTCGCGTCGCCGTTTCGTTGGTGCCGATCATTCGCGCCTACTGGCAGCAGAATCACTACGGCGACCCTAAATGGAATTTCATCCCGAACGATTCCGGAACCGTACGCAACGTGCTCTTCCAACTGCGCCAAAACGGCTCTCCCGGCTTTCTCCGGCCCTATGCGACCCACGACGACAGCCAGGCCAGCCTCGGTTTCTTCTATCCGGATCACAAGGGCGATACGGTGCAGCTGGCGATCTCCGCGGCCCGTGAGTTCATCCGCCAGAACCCCATTGGCGAACTCGAACTCCGACTCGAAAGCGACCGGGCGGCCCCTGATGCCGGAGTTTTCGGCCCACAAAGAATGGCTGACCGCATCTACTACCTGTTCGGCCCGATGCTTCCGCGCAGGCCGCACACGCTTCACTTGTCGAGCCGCGATCCTTCCGGGAGCTACAGCTCTGTCGAGCTTCCGAGGCTCACACGCAGAAGCCAGGCCCCCGCATGGCTCGAGGAATTCGCCGAAGGTGCCCGGCGCGACTACCAACGTGAGTTGCAATCCATGGGAGAGGGCGGCTACTTCGCGTGGCCCGAAGAGCTGGAGGATTGGGACGCGTCGGACGTGGATGCCGTGTACGAAAACGAAGAGCTCGGGATCCGCGCGGTCGCGATGAAGACGAGAAACCTGATCGTTCATGATCTGAACGCGGTCGATTCCCTGCCTCGCTATCAGCCGACCCAATCCTGGTCGCGCGGCGTCCAGTTCGTGATGGCCGGCGGCGTGATGGGTGTGCTCGCCGCGGTCAATGAAGAAGTCGAGCGAGGCCACATCGCCAACATCTCGTTGATTCTGCTGGTCGTCTTCATCCTGCAGATCGTGACCTACAGGTCGGTCTGGATCGGCGGGATCATCGTCGTGCAGCTGGCCACGGCGACGATGCTCTCACTGGCCTACATGGCCATCCAGGGCGTGGGCCTGAACATCAGCACACTTCCGGTTCAGTCCGTAGGCGTCGGAATCGGGGTCGACTACGCGATCTACATCGTCGACAGGGTTCGCCAGGAGATCGCCACCGGCCAGGCGGGCCTCGACGAAGCCCTGCGCCGGACGATTCAGACCACGGGCATGGCCGTGAGCTTCACCGCCACCACCCTCGTCGCCGGAATCGCCACCTGGACCGCATCGAACCTGCGCTTCCAGTCCGAGATGGCCTGGTTGTTGGCCATTCTCATGGTGATCAACATGCTCGGCTCGATCACGGTCGTGCCGGCCTTGCTCTCGATCTTCGGCCCCTCGCTCAGCTCAGGCGGCGTTGAACGAGTTCCAGGATCCGAGATGCGTTCTCTTCCACGGCCTTCCCGGTGA